From the genome of Oncorhynchus masou masou isolate Uvic2021 chromosome 15, UVic_Omas_1.1, whole genome shotgun sequence:
acagcccgtagaaacatgtcaaacgatctaaagaatcaatctttaggatgtttttatcataaatcttgaataatgttccaaccagagaattcctttgtcttcagaaatgcaatggaacgcaagctaactctcacgtgaacgcgcgtgaccagctcatgccactctggcagacctgactcattcagctcccattccccctccttcacagtagaagcatcaaacaaggttctgaagactgttgacatctagtggaagccttaagaCGTGCATTATGACCCCgtagacactgtatatttgatAGGCTATGAgctgaaaaactacaaaccttagacttcctacttcctgattggatttttctgtTTTTTGCCTGCCATCAGAGTCCTGTTATACTCAGacgtcattcaaacagttttagaaacttcagtgtttcctacccaaatctactaataatatgtatatattagcaactgggcctgagtagcaggcagtttactccgGGAACCTTaatcatccaagctactcaatactgcccccagccataagacgtTAAAAGGCACCAcgttgattatatgcaacgcaggacaagctagataatctagtaataactacacatggttgatgataactagtgattatgttaagatcggtttaatgctagctagcaccttaccgtgGCTCCTTACtacactcgcataacaggtagtctgcctgccacgcagtctccttgtggagtgcaatgtaatcggccgtGATCGGTGTCGGAAAATGCCGATTTACTGATTGCTATGACATCTTGAAactcggccattccgattaatcgttCGACCTCtagataggagtggaacccggtgtggtcgtctacTGTAATAGCCCATCCGTGAGTAGGATCGCCGAGTTGTGTGTTCTGAGCTGGGGTTCTGGAAACCtttggcgttgcaagtgccattcTCTATTGATTGAGCCACACTGGACCCTTGATGTGCTTCATAAACTCCAGCTTATGTGGTTGTTCATAGTGACTGTTAAAATGACAATCTTTATCTTTCTGCATTGGTTCCAGCTTGTCAGATATACTGATTTAACTGTTGACTTTGAATTATGTATAGAAACATCTGCTAGTAGTACCTAACCCTTCTGTGTTCACTGTCCTGTGTAGAAACCAGAACGTGATGAGTGGGGCAATGGGCTGGAGGCCATGCAGTGTGCTCTGCAGTTGGAGAAGAATGTGAACCAGGCCCTGCTGGACCTGCACAAGATTGCCTCTGACAAGGTTGACCCCCATGTAAGTAATATCATCACATAGAATGCAGGTACTGTCCCAGGAGATGATCAGGTTGTTGTACCTCTGCTAACTAATTACACAGGCTTGTGTGACCTGCCTCTTCAGACGCATGAATGCTACTTTACACACGCGATGCTGCTCGTGCAGGAGTTAGACAGCTGTAAACACCTCTGTCCTTATGCCATTTACCACCAGGCTCCTGTGTTACTGTATCTACAATACTCTGTAGTCATTCTCTTGTCTGACCTGTGCTTTCTCTCTTTAGCTGTGTGACTTCCTGGAGACCCATTACCTGAATGAGCAGGTGGAGGCCATTAAGAAGCTGGGTGACCACATCACCAACCTCACCAAGATGGATGCTGTCAACAACAAGATGGCAGAGTACCTGTTTGACAAGCACACCCTGGGAGGCCAGAGCTAAACCACTCCCATCCCCAGGCTACGGCCTCCAGCCTCAGACCAGGACTCCTGGCTACTCTGATAGATCCTCCTGGCTTTGCATTTATAGGGGGGAGTGTTAAACTGGTGCAGTTCAACACAGCTATAACATTGAGGTGTTTATGTTGACAACACTACTGTATTTGGGAGGCAAGGCATCTTGTAAAACAATTAAAACAATCCCTAAAGTTTGATGTTTTTGTAGGTGTTGACCTGTAGTAATGGATTTTGTATCAGTCTATTGAGGTGCTTTGCCCTTTTACTGAGTATCTTCATACCAATAATAAATGCTGGCAATTGTAGATCTACTAGTGACTGAGGGTCATAACAATAGGGAAAGTTCAACATGTATTATAAAGGACATTACATTTCTTGCCCTCCGGTGAGAGTTGAGACCACATGTCAATTACAGGCCCAACTGTCAACTCTACCCATAAAAGTGAAATGGGTAACTACAGTCAATGTAGACCTGAACTCTGTGCATCTCAAGGTTATTAGAGCCTCAAGGTAAATCCATATGCTGCATTCATCTAGTGATGGGAAGTTCAGCTCTTACTAACAAAATAATTCTGTACTCATTTTGTTTCAGTTGGTGATGCCCAATAGTTCTCCTACCAGCAAACTAACTGAATAATAGAAATAATAATCCTAAAGCCTCTGGTTCACCATAAGGGGCTTATTGAAGCTGTCATATGGTTGCAAAGCTACTGGTAAACTactgaaaatatatttttcatgtGTCCATATAGTACATGGGTTTCTAGTGGATAGACCAGGTGGTTGAAGGGGGAAAATCGCCTGTGTTTGATCAACAATGGCACTTGCAATAATTCTCCAACTCATCCATTTTTCTGAACACAACTGCCACCCACATTCACAACCAATGAAATACTGACATGGTAAAATAATtgagtacattttttttttttaaaggtgatTGTTTTCACTAaattgatggtttatatttagggtactattttttttttttttgtctttctaTTTTAAAGTATATTTTACTTGTGATAAAGCTACACGGAGGGCCTGAGATTTGTGGGATtctgaagtacccaaaaaggCCACTAGAAGGCACCTGACTAAATGACATGCTCCTTGACGTTTAAAAACATTTGTGCTATGGATCCCAATTACctgctgtcaaggcagcagctactcttcctggggtccagcgaAATAAAGGCAGTTCTATACATTACAAACCGGAGGTCGCCACACGTGtttgccctcaggccactactctaccacaTGTCGACAACACAAAATACATG
Proteins encoded in this window:
- the LOC135555942 gene encoding ferritin, middle subunit-like produces the protein MKMESQVRQNYHHDCEVAINRMINMEMFASYTYTSMAFYFSRDDVALPGYAHFFKENSDEEREHADKLLSFQNKRGGRILLQDVTKPERDEWGNGLEAMQCALQLEKNVNQALLDLHKIASDKVDPHLCDFLETHYLNEQVEAIKKLGDHITNLTKMDAVNNKMAEYLFDKHTLGGQS